A window of Scophthalmus maximus strain ysfricsl-2021 chromosome 4, ASM2237912v1, whole genome shotgun sequence genomic DNA:
TCGCTCTCTAATTCAGCCCCGTGCACCTGCGGTAAAGTTTCCCTCAGAAGTCAAATGTGAccttgctgtttctttttttcctcccccccacaAAAAGGTGCGAGAGCTGTCGCACGAAGCTGCGGTCCTACCGCGGCCTCCTGACTCACCTGCACACCTGCTCCAAAGTGCCGCGGGGCAAAGCCAAGCCGGCCGAACCAGCAGCCCCTTCGCCCGCCGCCGACATGGCAGAGCAGAACCCCCCGTGGCAGCAACCGTCCTCTCAGCTCCCGGACCAAGGGGGCTCCTTCCCTGCCTCCGCTCCTCAGCCAGACCCCGCCGCTCCGCCCCCCTTCCTGTCTCAACCAgacacctcccctcctccgcaACTCAAAGAGGCAGTTCCGCTGCCTTGGTCTCTAAACATGGACGACCCGTCGGCAGACACTCTGGGTCAGAACCAGACACGGAGCGGGTCCCCTGAGCCCGTTCAGCCGGCTCTGGTGTCAGCCTCTCACTCGCCTCCCGGCTCCTCAGCTGTCTGGAAGAAGACTCCAGGTGAGTCTCTCCTCCCACATGGGTCTCTCTCTACGGTGACCCATGGTAGCTGGCGTTTGGAGCAAATTTCAGCATATGGTCAGATGCTCCGTTCTGCTAGGCCCAACCGTCAGGTTCATAATATttagaaatttgaaaatgacagtACTTTTGTCCTCTCTCTTGCAATCAGGCGTGGCCTGCAACAGACGCATCCTATGGGAGCACACCAGGGGGCGCTACACGTGCGTGCAGTGTGGCCACACGTCGACCAACCGCAAGGACATGACTCAGCACATCAACGCCCAGCACAGCGGGAACAAGCCTGCGGAGTACTCGTAGTGACCAGGCAACTTCCTGACGTTGCTTCCGAGTTTGACCCGTCGCTATTTTTGAGTGAATTGCCTGCATTGTTTGTCttcttaataaacatttaatttccaaAAGTGTCAGTGagattttacattttgctgctaggcatattattattattagtaatgataacattaataatgcattttatttatgggcATCTTTTAAGGCACCCGAGGACACTGTTAAAAAATGAGCAAAAGTGCATCAATATGATAGAATCAGTAATAAGACGTAGACAAAACCATAACCTGTAGAGAAAGTCCGAACCCAAAATGAAGTTATGGTTTGCTCCCGGACTTTATGATagtgtatgtacatgtacatcATGTCACAGATGTTGATTATAACGAACGACAAATATTTGTTCAATAAACTAAATGGTGTTGTGTTGATACTGAAGTGACAAGAATGCCACATTAATATAAAACCACTGCATTATGAGTTTAACGTGACGGTAAATTTTTCTGTCagtccacttttattttgacggGTGTAGTTTTACTTCCGGTTCACCCCCCTTTTGCTTTGACTCCAGTCCATGGATCCATTACAGGAACTGGATACCGGACCACTGCTGAGccttaatgttatttttttttctcctagtGGCCACTCGTGGAACTGCAGCGGGAAAAAATTCCTGTGTCCCAGAAGGCATAAATATAAGAGGGTCGCCTGTAGGGCTGCaagtaaagtttattttcattatgaattaatctgtccattattttctctatCAATCACTtacttgtttggtccataaaatggtgagaaatgttgatcgtgtttctcaaatcccaacatgatgttttgttttgaccacgacaccaaagatattcagtttactgtcacagaggagcaaagaaaccagaatatattcacattaaagaagctgaaatcaaagaattttgacattttttcttgattaaaaaaactacCTAAActaattaatcgattattaaaatagttgaatcgattaactgttgcagctctagtcgcCTGTAAAATTGTTAACATCTGTATCATCCCCAGTCCTTTGTTTTGAATAATTTGAATCCGTCCAAAACTTATccaaagttcagaaaaaaataacgtGATTAGAcaccaaacagccaatcaggatgTTACTGATCGGATTTCTTTTTACTGGCCGGGCTGCGAAACCCGCAGTCTCAGGTACGGGAGACCAAACCACACTCGCAGTGTCGTTGGTGCAGTGCTCTCTACAATGTTTTCATATACTTCACAAATTCAAAACGTCAAAAACACCTTTACGAGAAAATCAAGGTcaaaaaagcagtttttattCTGGTCAGTCAGGAGAGTTGGTCCTGGGACACACTCGCAGTCCCGTCACCTCCTCATGAGCTTTACGGTCACTAACACATGAAGACAACACCACACGACGAGAGGTCCCACTCTGTCAATTATTACACATTACCACATGCAGAAtcaagtgcttttttttccgtcaacaaacaaatcccatcATGacatggagggaggggagtcaTATTAATGACAGTTATTaaaaagggggcggggcagtATGCAGACACCATGGTTTGTCATCAGTTTTGTACACGTGGGTCAAAAGAAGAGACGCTCTGCTGCAGTTTCACTCAGTAAATACATCAGTGGGTTTCTTCACACGATTGATAAGGGGAGAAACAAACAAGtgcttacaaaaaaaaaaatgaaatgccaacTGTCCGACCCAAGATCGGGCAAcgttgattattatttttcttctgttttagtATCACAACTATGTTCAGCTCAGTCCTGCGGGGGATTCAAAAAAACCTCTTCTGGTCAATTGCGTACATCTTTCCAGCCGGAAGCTTCCGGAAAAATAAACTGCTGCCTCTGCTCGTGTTGCCCTGGAAACGAGAGGTGTGGTCAGTGACATCATcttaaataacaataatgtcttgtgtttctgtgcagtgTGATGACTCTTTATCCACTCACCTCTCTGCTtagatgtctccagcagtccACCCAGGTGGGATAGACTGAAGCATAGGGGGGCAGGCCTCCAGCCAGCCTGAAGCACAGGGGAcagatatttatatacatacagtatatatatatatatatcatatcatgtatatacatatatatgatatatataagtctttttaattaatttacgACCGCTATGAACGACTCACCCGCAGTTGTTGACAGCCATGAGGTTCGACACCAATACAAAAGGGTACGTGAGCATACTGGCAAAGAACTGAAACAGAGCACAGGGCATGAGACACAGAGCTAAAGACAGACACCatctacagacagacatgatCCAACCAGCTAAAGACAGACATGATccatacatacagacagacatggtCCAACCGGCTACAGACAGACGTGATCCAACCagctacagacagacatgaaCCAAGCGGCTACAGACAGACGTGATCCAACCACCTACGGACAGACGTGGTCCAACCAGCTACGGACAGACATGAACCAAGCGGCTACAGACAGACGTGATCCAACCAGCTACGGACAGACATGAACCAAGCGGCTACAGACAGACGTGATCCAAACACCTACAGACAGACGTGATCCAACCAGCTAGACAGACAATATCCAAACGgccacagacagacatgatCCAACCGGTTACAGACAGACATGGTCCAACAGGCTACAGACAGACTTGATCCAACCGGTTACAGACAGCTACAGACAGACATGGTCCAACCGGTTACAGACAGCTACAGACAGACATGGTCCAACCagctacagacagacatgatCCGTACATACAGACAGAGGGACTCACCCCGGTCACAGCCTGGGAGCAGTTCTTCATTTCTCCCGTGTGACTCATCTGTCAGAGGAAGAGGTTCAGAGTTAGTTCTTGTGTTGGGGTCTGGACTCGTGGTGGGGCAGTGCTGCGGGTTGAAGACTGGGCTGCGAAGGAAGGTTCCTAATGGAGTcaagtgacctggaagtattttgGGAGCGGTTCCAATTCTGGCCCACCGGCTCAAACATACTTTACAGAATACAGAACCCTAACTGAAGTGAGTGGCGTAGAAGAAGCAGCGTACCGAATCGTCGATGGCGTACGTATTGATGACGTGTGCCAGCAGGTTACAAATCCACAGGGACAGCACGTCTCCGAGCAGACGAGGGATCAAACccctgagaggagaaaaaaacatctgatctGATCAAAGACTCTTACACACGGGATGCAAGATCACACCACTGTAAAAAAGgattcaaacacaaagtcaaaggTCCTTTTTCCACCTGCCCAGTATCAACTATACAGCCAGATTAATTTTGagccacacagagaaaaaaactaatataaTCTAAGGCTGCAggctttttatcttttaatctATCGATTATTTATTCTATCAGTCCAACGATTATAAGGTGGAACTCAACATAAATAATGATGTATTTATTCCATCTAAATACCTATGATTTATAAGAAAGACGGGCGTTTATCTCTCTCTACCAACACTCTTTATAGTGCTGAGTAATGACATCAGAGCTGCTGGTAGGGTATCATCTCAAAGTTACAGGTAGCCTCTGTGCTAGCTAACAAGCGGATTTGTGGATCGCAACACAACTTATCGTGACATAACATTATAGGTAAGACGTAGTTTATCTTTGTGGCTGTTTGACGCAAATTTTCGCGTCGATTAATTCGCGTGAGTATCTGAGTTTGCAGCCTTTTCCTCCAGGAAGATgtgctttcactttctccagggccGAAGTGTTGTCCTCCCCCCTGACCGGGATTCACCCAGTTTAAATAACAAATAGAAACTTGTCATTAGTGTTTATACGCTGCGGCGTTCatgaacagacagactgta
This region includes:
- the mtch2 gene encoding mitochondrial carrier homolog 2 isoform X3; the protein is MKVDGKAGLFKGIGPRLCAGTIGTVVHSKVVQKCQEQGTLQLLDGQQKAEEGSLQHVVNETTKEMIARSCATIVTHPFHVITLRCMVQFIGREIKYSGVFDSIITVYREEGILGFFAGLIPRLLGDVLSLWICNLLAHVINTYAIDDSMSHTGEMKNCSQAVTGFFASMLTYPFVLVSNLMAVNNCGLAGGLPPYASVYPTWVDCWRHLSREGNTSRGSSLFFRKLPAGKMYAIDQKRFF